In one window of Nakamurella alba DNA:
- a CDS encoding NAD(P)-dependent alcohol dehydrogenase codes for MSTVHAWAAPSATEPLVPVTIERRAVGATDVLIAIRYAGICHSDIHTVRGDWGPVTYPQVVGHEIVGEVVEVGPDVTKYAVGDRVGVGCMVNSCRECDNCRAGMENYCLKGNTQTYNAVDRDGTITQGGYSTHVVVDQDFVLRVPESISYEAAAPLLCAGITTYSPLAHWKAAPGKRVAVVGMGGLGHMAVKIAHAMGAEVTVLSQSLSKQDDGFRFGADNYAATSDPETFEKLANHFDIIVNTVSAPIDVQRYLGLLRLDGALVNVGAPPEPLPVQVFSLFRNRLTFAGSSIGSIAETQEMLDFCAEHGIAPEVELIGAEQINDAYERVLSSDVRYRFVIDTATIGAA; via the coding sequence ATGTCCACCGTGCATGCCTGGGCGGCCCCGTCCGCGACCGAACCGCTCGTGCCGGTCACCATCGAGCGGCGCGCCGTCGGCGCGACCGATGTGCTGATCGCCATCCGGTACGCCGGCATCTGCCACTCCGACATCCACACCGTGCGCGGCGACTGGGGGCCGGTCACCTATCCGCAGGTCGTCGGTCACGAGATCGTCGGCGAGGTCGTCGAAGTCGGCCCCGACGTGACCAAGTACGCCGTGGGCGACCGCGTCGGTGTCGGCTGCATGGTCAACTCCTGCCGGGAGTGCGACAACTGCCGCGCCGGGATGGAGAACTACTGCCTGAAGGGCAACACACAGACCTACAACGCGGTCGACCGGGACGGCACGATCACCCAGGGCGGGTACTCCACCCATGTCGTGGTCGACCAGGACTTCGTGCTCCGGGTGCCGGAGTCCATCAGCTACGAGGCCGCGGCGCCGCTGCTCTGCGCCGGCATCACCACCTACTCGCCGCTGGCGCACTGGAAGGCCGCGCCCGGCAAGCGGGTCGCGGTGGTCGGCATGGGCGGCCTGGGACACATGGCGGTCAAGATCGCCCACGCGATGGGTGCCGAGGTCACCGTGCTGTCGCAGTCGCTGTCCAAGCAGGACGACGGATTCCGGTTCGGCGCCGACAACTACGCCGCCACCAGTGATCCCGAGACTTTCGAGAAGCTGGCCAACCACTTCGACATCATCGTCAACACCGTCTCCGCGCCGATCGACGTGCAGCGCTACCTCGGTCTGCTGCGGCTGGACGGCGCCCTGGTCAACGTCGGTGCCCCGCCGGAGCCGCTGCCGGTGCAGGTGTTCTCGCTGTTCCGCAACCGGCTCACCTTCGCCGGCTCGAGCATCGGGTCGATCGCCGAGACCCAGGAGATGCTCGACTTCTGCGCCGAGCACGGCATCGCTCCCGAGGTCGAGCTGATCGGCGCGGAGCAGATCAACGACGCCTACGAGCGTGTGCTCTCCAGCGACGTCCGCTATCGGTTCGTCATCGACACCGCCACCATCGGCGCTGCCTGA
- a CDS encoding glycosyltransferase family 2 protein has product MVAVLSYCRPDFLRRLLPLLRDQLVELKRGTEHHRAEILVVDNDPDAGVRTLARDWAVHGVRYVHEPHPGIAAARNRALDTTRDGLLVFIDDDEIPENGWLLALVAAWRRWDCAAVTGPARVEFPHGTDPWVLACGALDQPVRPNGTVVASAATNNLLLDVARIHGLDLRFDEHFGLLGGEDTVFGHTLTRRGATIRWCTEAVVIDPIRTERATRGWMLRRSYRAGTTWSQLQLRVDAHGLPRTGRTWHTRLELLVRGLVRMARGSGRALHGVLVRQVGATATGGIAIASGAGMVLGAVGVTVREYGR; this is encoded by the coding sequence GTGGTGGCCGTCCTCAGCTACTGCCGGCCGGACTTCCTCCGACGGCTGCTCCCGCTGCTCCGTGACCAGTTGGTAGAACTGAAGCGCGGCACGGAGCACCACCGGGCCGAGATCCTGGTCGTGGACAACGATCCCGACGCAGGAGTGCGCACACTCGCCCGCGACTGGGCGGTCCACGGGGTGCGCTACGTCCACGAACCGCATCCGGGGATCGCCGCGGCCCGGAACCGGGCCCTCGACACCACCCGCGACGGTCTGCTGGTGTTCATCGACGACGACGAGATACCCGAGAACGGTTGGCTTCTCGCGCTGGTCGCGGCCTGGCGTCGTTGGGACTGCGCCGCGGTCACCGGTCCGGCCCGCGTCGAGTTCCCGCACGGTACCGACCCGTGGGTGCTCGCCTGCGGGGCGCTCGACCAGCCGGTGCGGCCGAACGGAACGGTCGTCGCGAGTGCAGCGACGAACAACCTGCTGCTCGACGTCGCCCGCATCCACGGCCTCGACCTGCGGTTCGACGAGCACTTCGGCCTGCTCGGCGGCGAGGACACCGTCTTCGGGCACACGCTGACCCGCCGGGGCGCCACCATCCGCTGGTGCACCGAGGCGGTGGTCATCGATCCGATCCGTACGGAACGGGCGACCCGGGGCTGGATGCTGCGGCGTTCCTACCGGGCCGGCACCACCTGGAGCCAGTTGCAACTGCGGGTGGACGCCCACGGACTGCCGCGCACCGGACGGACCTGGCACACCCGCCTGGAGTTGCTGGTCCGCGGCCTGGTCCGGATGGCCCGCGGTTCCGGACGCGCCCTGCACGGGGTACTGGTGCGACAGGTCGGCGCCACCGCCACCGGTGGGATCGCGATCGCCAGCGGCGCCGGCATGGTGCTCGGCGCAGTCGGTGTCACCGTGCGGGAGTACGGACGCTGA
- a CDS encoding glycosyltransferase family 2 protein: MTVLEELADPRPSPGPAAVRVRIAMLTFHRPQDLAEVLPLLTAQADEAARHRWPAGRSLDVGIVIVDNDPAGSGRPAVRASGVSVHYVVEPTPGIAAARNRALDETTGADIVVFIDDDERPHPRWLVGLLETHFATGAAAVAGPVISQFVGDLDPWVAAGAFFHRRRLPTGTRIEVAATNNLLLDRRQVDALRLRFDRRFGLSGADDTYFSSSLHRSGAEMVWCDSAIVTDVVPAERMTRSWVVRRAFSSGNSSALVAVELRERVLGRTATRLRQIGRGLIRCAAGGTRFAAGLVLTAPSHQTRGLRTLARGAGMLVGSASLIYQEYGAASKRKRRLRRLGPVN, encoded by the coding sequence ATGACCGTCCTCGAGGAGCTCGCCGACCCGCGCCCGTCACCCGGCCCCGCCGCTGTCCGGGTCCGGATCGCCATGCTGACCTTCCACCGCCCGCAGGACCTGGCCGAGGTGCTCCCGCTGCTGACGGCCCAGGCCGACGAGGCCGCCCGACACCGATGGCCGGCCGGCCGTTCGCTGGACGTCGGCATCGTGATCGTCGACAACGACCCCGCGGGCAGCGGACGTCCCGCCGTCCGTGCCTCCGGGGTCTCGGTGCACTACGTCGTGGAGCCGACGCCCGGCATCGCTGCCGCCCGCAATCGCGCGCTGGACGAGACCACCGGCGCCGACATCGTGGTGTTCATCGACGACGACGAGCGCCCGCACCCGCGCTGGCTGGTCGGGCTGCTGGAGACGCACTTCGCCACCGGGGCGGCCGCGGTGGCCGGGCCGGTGATCTCGCAGTTCGTCGGCGACCTCGACCCGTGGGTCGCCGCCGGTGCGTTCTTCCACCGGCGGCGCCTGCCGACCGGCACCCGGATCGAGGTGGCCGCCACCAACAACCTGCTGCTCGACCGTCGACAGGTGGACGCGCTGCGGCTCCGGTTCGACCGCCGGTTCGGGCTCAGCGGTGCGGATGACACCTACTTCTCCAGCTCCCTGCACCGGAGCGGCGCCGAGATGGTGTGGTGCGACTCGGCGATCGTGACCGATGTCGTGCCCGCGGAGCGGATGACCCGGTCCTGGGTCGTCCGCCGGGCGTTCAGCAGCGGCAACTCCTCAGCCCTGGTGGCGGTGGAACTGCGGGAGCGGGTGCTCGGTCGCACCGCCACCCGGTTGCGACAGATCGGCCGCGGACTGATCAGGTGCGCGGCGGGCGGCACCCGGTTCGCCGCCGGTCTCGTCCTCACGGCACCGTCCCACCAGACCCGAGGCCTGCGCACCCTGGCTCGCGGCGCCGGGATGCTGGTCGGCAGCGCGAGCCTGATCTACCAGGAGTACGGGGCGGCCTCCAAGCGGAAGCGGCGTCTCCGGCGACTCGGCCCGGTGAACTGA
- a CDS encoding glycosyltransferase family 2 protein produces the protein MSRPRWAVVVVNFRSSALLSENFGFTADLPADAVTVVVDNSADEAELRTLHRVADRRGWTIVTSAGNPGFGAAVNLGAATAFSLGCEALLLVNPDVRLDAGTAQALVGTCLDDVGAMAAPLIRDSTGAVTFRGSEVSMRDGRIRGLGPVVITADGPAPGVARLPAGSERWLTGACLAVHRDLFTRIGGFDPGYFMYWEDVDFSVRAARAGATLALRLDLEVVHDEGGTQRRPRAGRGKSGLYYFYNARNRLRFAARLVPRGQRRDWVLGTPAVSWEIYRRGGRRQLLQAPMSLVHLVRGAATGLLALAPRRVGRRSA, from the coding sequence GTGAGTCGACCGCGCTGGGCGGTGGTGGTCGTGAACTTCCGCAGCAGCGCCCTGCTGTCGGAGAACTTCGGATTCACCGCCGACCTGCCCGCGGACGCCGTCACCGTGGTGGTCGACAACTCCGCCGACGAGGCCGAGCTCCGCACCCTGCACCGGGTTGCCGATCGCCGGGGCTGGACGATTGTCACCTCGGCCGGCAACCCGGGATTCGGTGCAGCGGTGAATCTCGGTGCTGCCACTGCCTTCTCCCTCGGCTGCGAAGCCCTGCTCCTGGTCAACCCGGACGTGCGACTCGACGCCGGGACGGCGCAGGCGCTGGTCGGGACCTGTCTGGACGACGTCGGCGCCATGGCCGCGCCACTCATCCGGGACAGCACCGGAGCCGTCACCTTCCGCGGGTCGGAGGTGAGCATGCGGGACGGCCGGATCCGCGGCCTGGGCCCGGTCGTGATCACCGCCGACGGGCCCGCACCGGGAGTGGCCCGCCTGCCCGCGGGATCCGAGAGATGGCTGACGGGAGCCTGCCTCGCCGTGCACCGCGACCTGTTCACCCGCATCGGCGGGTTCGACCCCGGCTATTTCATGTACTGGGAGGACGTCGACTTCAGCGTCCGGGCCGCGCGGGCCGGGGCCACCCTGGCGCTACGGCTGGACCTGGAGGTCGTCCACGACGAGGGTGGCACCCAGCGGCGTCCCCGCGCCGGTCGGGGGAAGTCCGGTCTGTACTACTTCTACAACGCCCGGAACCGGCTGCGTTTCGCCGCCCGGTTGGTGCCACGGGGTCAGCGACGCGATTGGGTGCTCGGCACCCCGGCGGTGAGCTGGGAGATCTACCGGCGCGGCGGACGCAGACAGCTGCTGCAGGCACCGATGTCGCTGGTGCACCTGGTCCGGGGTGCCGCGACCGGCCTCCTCGCCCTGGCCCCGCGTCGGGTGGGCAGGCGGTCGGCATGA
- a CDS encoding NAD-dependent epimerase/dehydratase family protein, which yields MPSPLKGGPTRAIDHAVVLGGAGFIGSNLCEQLLRRGVRVTCVDDFSTGSPSNIAGFRALGDFRFVHHDICDGPIPLDDRDPVGAVFHLASPASPVKYLELQLETLQVASIGTFHALDLAARTGARFVYTSTSEVYGDPEVSPQPETYVGRLSSIAERAVYTEGKRFGETLVSTYRRTRGVDTGIVRLFNSYGPRMSPDDGRLVPTFVGQAAAGLPLTVAGNGAQSRSLCHVDDIVDGLLAMMTSDTPGPVNLGNDDERTVLDLALLIRELCGSSSPIEFVQRLADDPSRRCPDIRLAAEVLGWAPQVTVTDGLRRTVDWYRSMTAAVA from the coding sequence ATGCCGTCACCGTTGAAAGGCGGTCCGACGCGCGCGATCGACCACGCCGTGGTGCTCGGAGGTGCCGGGTTCATCGGGTCGAACCTGTGCGAGCAGCTCCTTCGCCGGGGTGTGCGGGTGACCTGCGTCGACGACTTCAGCACCGGCTCCCCGTCGAACATCGCCGGGTTCCGGGCGCTCGGCGACTTCAGGTTCGTGCACCACGACATCTGCGACGGACCGATCCCGCTCGACGACCGGGATCCGGTCGGCGCGGTGTTCCACCTCGCGTCGCCCGCCTCCCCCGTCAAGTACCTGGAGCTGCAACTCGAGACGCTGCAGGTGGCGTCGATCGGCACGTTCCACGCACTCGACCTCGCGGCCCGGACCGGCGCCCGGTTCGTCTACACCTCCACCTCCGAGGTCTACGGGGACCCGGAGGTCAGCCCGCAGCCGGAGACCTACGTCGGCCGTCTCAGCAGCATCGCCGAGCGGGCCGTGTACACCGAGGGCAAGCGGTTCGGGGAGACGCTGGTCTCGACGTACCGCCGGACCCGCGGCGTCGACACCGGGATCGTCCGGCTGTTCAACTCCTACGGCCCGCGGATGTCGCCCGACGACGGCCGCCTGGTACCGACTTTCGTCGGACAGGCCGCCGCCGGCCTCCCGCTGACCGTCGCCGGGAACGGGGCGCAGTCGCGATCGCTCTGCCACGTGGACGACATCGTCGACGGACTGCTGGCGATGATGACCTCCGACACCCCCGGTCCGGTCAACCTGGGTAACGACGACGAGCGGACGGTGCTGGACCTGGCGCTGCTCATCCGCGAGCTGTGCGGATCGTCCTCGCCGATCGAGTTCGTGCAGCGGCTCGCGGACGACCCGTCGCGCCGGTGCCCGGACATCCGTCTCGCGGCAGAAGTTCTCGGCTGGGCGCCGCAGGTGACGGTGACCGACGGCCTGCGCCGGACCGTCGACTGGTACCGCTCCATGACCGCGGCCGTCGCGTGA
- a CDS encoding alpha-hydroxy acid oxidase, with protein MDLAMLLRSATELLPADVLHYLQATAGPDSDADEKAWQSVALVPRVLQGVDPVDTRTSLAGRSWATPIHVSATAAHGLYHPEAEVATARAARKAGALFCYSSSATLEVTAFAAAAGGPFWAQVYVMTDRGRTRDYLARCVAGGAEALVLTVDNPGRIGDPPFRTVTSGFDVRPGNYPGWDWPTMSAHITAALTPASIGELATESGLPVWVKGVLDPRDAAAAVDAGATGIIVSNHGRRQLAGVVTVAVVLPGIVDAVGGEVPVLVDGGIRSGTDVLRALTLGATGVGIGRPALWALAVGGPTGVTTLLDDLTADLRRGMAGLGAGTIDGIRDHRSP; from the coding sequence GTGGATCTGGCGATGCTGCTCCGCTCGGCCACGGAGCTGCTCCCTGCCGATGTCCTGCACTACCTGCAGGCCACCGCAGGCCCGGATTCCGACGCCGACGAGAAGGCATGGCAGTCGGTCGCTCTGGTCCCCCGGGTGCTGCAGGGCGTCGATCCCGTCGACACCCGGACGAGCCTTGCGGGCCGCTCCTGGGCGACCCCGATCCATGTGAGCGCCACGGCCGCGCACGGGCTGTACCACCCGGAGGCGGAGGTCGCGACAGCCAGGGCGGCGCGGAAGGCGGGCGCCCTGTTCTGCTACTCCAGCTCGGCCACCCTCGAGGTCACCGCCTTCGCGGCCGCGGCCGGCGGGCCGTTCTGGGCGCAGGTCTACGTGATGACCGACCGGGGTCGCACCCGGGACTACCTGGCCCGCTGTGTTGCCGGCGGGGCCGAGGCGCTGGTGCTCACCGTCGACAATCCCGGCCGCATCGGCGATCCGCCGTTCCGGACGGTCACCTCCGGGTTCGACGTCCGGCCGGGCAACTACCCGGGCTGGGACTGGCCGACCATGTCGGCGCACATCACGGCTGCCCTGACCCCTGCCTCGATCGGCGAGCTGGCCACGGAGTCCGGCCTGCCGGTCTGGGTGAAGGGAGTCCTGGACCCGCGGGATGCAGCTGCAGCGGTGGACGCCGGTGCCACCGGGATCATCGTCTCCAACCACGGGCGGCGGCAGCTCGCGGGCGTGGTCACCGTGGCGGTGGTTCTTCCCGGCATCGTCGACGCGGTGGGCGGGGAGGTGCCCGTCCTGGTGGACGGTGGCATCCGCTCCGGGACCGATGTCCTGCGCGCGCTGACCCTGGGCGCGACCGGGGTCGGCATCGGCCGTCCGGCACTGTGGGCGCTCGCCGTCGGCGGCCCGACGGGGGTGACCACTCTGCTCGACGACCTCACCGCCGACCTCCGGCGCGGGATGGCCGGGCTCGGCGCCGGCACGATCGACGGCATCCGGGACCACCGGTCCCCCTGA
- a CDS encoding LysR family transcriptional regulator — protein MALELSQWRAFLTVAECGSLIKAAQVLHTDQPALSRALRRTERAVGAPLFVRSNRGVMLTDLGRRLLDPARKLVEHSAAVDTEVQAEVRRASGVLRVGAVDIYPINAAIAEAVSGLVVSGRPLGTEVVGLPWLSHPRALLARTIDIGFDLTVDGQLLEPGLLRRRPIWTETEAFAVISDRHPLAGAEVLDPRDLAEVPLHLPDKALSPAIHDLILGNLAGAGVPAPRRAEPLGTMADVIAQITAGHGWLYSAGTLGRHVPPGTVARPLRVALRRPVRFELVWHVNTDPEATEAFSSRFMTVLDGR, from the coding sequence ATGGCGCTCGAACTCTCCCAGTGGCGGGCGTTCCTAACCGTCGCGGAGTGCGGCAGCCTCATCAAGGCGGCACAGGTGTTGCACACCGACCAGCCGGCGCTCAGCCGGGCCCTGCGCCGGACGGAACGGGCTGTCGGCGCGCCGTTGTTCGTCCGCAGCAACAGGGGCGTCATGCTCACGGATCTCGGACGCCGCCTCCTGGATCCGGCCAGGAAACTCGTGGAGCACTCTGCCGCCGTCGACACCGAAGTACAGGCCGAGGTACGACGTGCCTCCGGCGTGCTGCGCGTCGGTGCCGTCGACATCTACCCGATCAATGCGGCGATCGCCGAGGCAGTCTCCGGGCTCGTGGTGTCGGGCCGGCCGCTCGGCACCGAGGTCGTCGGTCTGCCCTGGCTGTCCCACCCTCGCGCACTGCTCGCCCGAACCATCGACATCGGCTTCGATCTCACCGTCGATGGTCAGCTCCTCGAGCCGGGACTGCTGCGCCGCCGGCCGATCTGGACGGAGACGGAGGCATTCGCGGTGATCTCCGATCGCCACCCGCTGGCCGGCGCGGAGGTCCTGGACCCCCGCGACCTGGCCGAGGTGCCGCTGCACCTGCCGGACAAGGCCCTGAGTCCCGCGATCCACGACCTGATCCTCGGCAACCTGGCCGGGGCCGGCGTGCCGGCGCCACGCCGCGCGGAGCCGCTCGGGACCATGGCCGACGTCATCGCCCAGATCACCGCCGGTCACGGTTGGCTCTACAGCGCAGGCACTCTCGGCCGTCACGTTCCTCCAGGTACCGTCGCGAGGCCGCTCCGGGTCGCGCTCCGGCGGCCCGTACGCTTCGAGCTCGTCTGGCACGTCAACACCGATCCCGAGGCCACCGAGGCTTTCAGTTCCCGGTTCATGACGGTTCTCGACGGACGGTGA
- a CDS encoding alpha/beta hydrolase, translated as MWADGPGGWCFEWSRIADRYAESGQPWLASLAYGGARYPCLADRPKAIAMQHQIEQYVRASEEFPVTFERRTVTTVVSGEVVEVPVHLLAGRDATAATPVLLVSGGVDTWKMDLHQMWIAYVLGAGVRVLAFDHPGTGELTHVPLTRDSAAVVDGFVAYARTLTTGKVGHLGFSFGGWFAAHSSLTEAVDAAVVIGGPVTTASFGPGHFHELAQSMGGIVGNAFGFAGPPTDAQFLSHAGTLALDDLVAAGRACRTLVINGDDDPHVPSADLDLWRGFAQADVRVIPGGTHCAMNKLDELLPTVISWLRSALH; from the coding sequence ATGTGGGCTGACGGCCCGGGTGGCTGGTGTTTCGAATGGAGCAGGATCGCTGACAGGTATGCCGAATCGGGACAGCCTTGGCTCGCCTCGCTGGCCTACGGCGGTGCACGCTATCCCTGCTTGGCCGACAGGCCCAAGGCGATCGCGATGCAGCACCAGATCGAGCAGTACGTCCGGGCGTCCGAGGAGTTCCCGGTGACGTTCGAGCGACGCACGGTCACCACCGTCGTGAGCGGCGAGGTGGTGGAGGTTCCGGTCCACCTGCTGGCCGGGCGGGATGCCACCGCGGCCACCCCGGTGCTGCTCGTCAGCGGTGGCGTCGACACGTGGAAGATGGATCTTCACCAGATGTGGATCGCCTACGTGCTCGGTGCCGGGGTCAGGGTCCTCGCATTCGACCATCCGGGTACCGGCGAACTGACCCACGTGCCCCTGACCCGCGACTCCGCTGCGGTCGTCGATGGTTTTGTTGCGTATGCACGTACGTTGACCACCGGGAAAGTCGGGCATCTGGGGTTCAGTTTCGGCGGTTGGTTCGCCGCCCACTCCTCCCTGACCGAGGCCGTGGACGCGGCGGTGGTCATCGGCGGACCGGTGACCACAGCGTCCTTCGGTCCGGGACATTTCCACGAACTGGCGCAGAGCATGGGTGGCATCGTCGGCAACGCCTTCGGTTTCGCCGGCCCACCGACGGACGCCCAGTTCCTCTCCCATGCCGGCACACTGGCTCTGGACGATCTGGTCGCGGCCGGCAGGGCGTGTCGGACGTTGGTGATCAACGGCGACGACGATCCGCACGTCCCGTCCGCGGATCTGGACCTGTGGCGGGGCTTTGCGCAGGCCGATGTCCGCGTGATCCCTGGTGGCACGCATTGCGCCATGAACAAGCTCGACGAACTGCTGCCGACGGTGATCAGCTGGCTCAGGTCGGCGCTGCACTGA
- a CDS encoding dihydrofolate reductase family protein, producing the protein MRPLRYSINVTLDGCCHHEAGLAPDDESMAFWAEQMEQADGLLFGRVTFEMMQSAWRRPSTGVWPDWMGEREIRFAEAIDGARKYVVSSTLGEVDWNAELVTSDLGESVRRLKAESGGALWVGGVTLPLALADLGLIDEYEFLVHPVLAGHGPTLLAGLRERIQLEVVDRRMFKSGAVAVRARPGG; encoded by the coding sequence ATGAGACCACTGCGCTACTCGATCAACGTCACGCTGGACGGCTGCTGCCATCACGAGGCCGGGCTAGCTCCGGACGACGAGTCGATGGCCTTCTGGGCCGAGCAGATGGAACAGGCCGACGGACTGCTCTTCGGCCGGGTGACCTTCGAGATGATGCAGTCCGCGTGGCGACGGCCATCCACCGGCGTGTGGCCGGACTGGATGGGGGAGCGGGAGATCCGCTTCGCCGAGGCGATCGACGGTGCCCGGAAGTACGTCGTGTCGAGCACCCTGGGCGAGGTCGACTGGAATGCCGAGTTGGTGACAAGCGATCTGGGAGAGTCGGTGCGGCGGCTCAAGGCAGAGTCCGGCGGTGCGTTGTGGGTCGGCGGGGTCACGCTTCCGCTGGCACTGGCGGATCTGGGATTGATCGACGAGTACGAGTTCCTCGTTCACCCGGTCCTCGCCGGCCACGGCCCGACGCTGCTGGCCGGGCTGCGCGAGCGGATCCAGCTCGAGGTGGTGGACCGGCGGATGTTCAAGTCAGGTGCAGTGGCGGTGAGAGCCCGGCCCGGCGGCTGA
- a CDS encoding alpha/beta fold hydrolase encodes MTGSITAPPPPRVLGSSGPAVLLLPGGAEQVEGFFPGLAEGLLEEPGCRVILWDRPGVSGTPGDVLLADAADHVHEMLSAHGLGPVVAIGQSLGGAVALLTAVQHPDDIAGLVLLDPTPINDPRICRQLGRSLRLLAGIRPRSLRKVLAGRLVNSAGKKLLRRPDLRPEARPAIQRTMQLDLDLLARSVVGINDVAVRFDPARLRHVPAAVVTADRKESSPIRKAHVRLAQALGTTVLAWPTAEHSVHLTHPDEVLDAARHVVRRVT; translated from the coding sequence ATGACCGGTTCGATCACCGCACCGCCTCCGCCACGGGTGCTCGGATCCTCGGGACCTGCGGTGCTGCTCCTGCCCGGAGGTGCCGAACAGGTCGAAGGCTTCTTCCCGGGCCTGGCCGAGGGACTCCTCGAGGAGCCCGGCTGCCGGGTGATCCTGTGGGACCGGCCGGGGGTCAGCGGCACCCCTGGCGACGTGCTGCTGGCCGACGCCGCCGATCACGTCCACGAGATGCTGAGTGCTCATGGACTCGGCCCCGTGGTTGCCATCGGGCAGAGCCTGGGCGGCGCTGTCGCACTGTTGACGGCCGTGCAGCACCCCGATGACATCGCCGGCCTGGTGCTGCTCGACCCGACACCGATCAACGATCCCCGCATCTGTCGGCAACTCGGACGGTCTCTCCGACTCCTGGCCGGCATCCGCCCACGATCCCTGCGTAAGGTGCTCGCGGGCCGGCTCGTCAACTCCGCGGGCAAGAAGTTGCTCCGGCGCCCCGACCTGCGCCCCGAGGCGCGCCCTGCGATCCAACGCACGATGCAGCTCGACCTGGACCTCCTGGCCAGGTCGGTGGTCGGGATCAATGACGTCGCAGTTCGTTTCGATCCAGCGCGCCTGCGGCACGTCCCGGCCGCCGTGGTGACCGCCGACCGTAAGGAGTCGTCGCCGATCCGGAAGGCTCACGTGCGGCTGGCACAAGCGCTCGGCACGACCGTGCTCGCCTGGCCTACCGCCGAGCACTCGGTGCACCTGACACACCCGGACGAAGTTCTCGACGCGGCCCGACATGTCGTCCGTCGGGTCACCTGA